The following are encoded together in the Equus quagga isolate Etosha38 chromosome 1, UCLA_HA_Equagga_1.0, whole genome shotgun sequence genome:
- the C1S gene encoding complement C1s subcomponent: MDKLPEMWCIVLFPLLTWVYAEPTMYGEILSPNYPQAYPNEIEKSWDIEVPEGYGIKLYFTHLDMELSEDCAYDSVQIMAGDLEEGKLCGQRTSKNPSSPIVEEFQVPHNRLKVIFRSDFSNEERFTGFAAYYVAVDVNECKDFADAPCSHFCNNFVGGYFCSCPPEYFLHDDMKNCGVNCSGGVFTALIGEIASPNYPNPYPENSRCEYQILLEEGFQVVVTMRREDFDVEPADSEGHCADSLIFVSRNQRFGPYCGHGFSGPLNIETKSNALDIIFQTDQTEQKKGWKLRYHGDPIPCPKQVAANSVWAPEKAKYVFKDVVEITCKEGFEVVQGSVSSTNFYSTCQSNGKWSNSELKCQPVDCGSPEPIEHGKAKDPEHTLFGSVTRYTCEEPYYYMENEEGGVYRCAGNGSWVNEVLGTELPKCIPVCGVPKETFEGKQRIFGGSMADIKNFPWQVFFSSPRAGGALIDEYWVLTAAHVVEENRNPVMYVGSTSVVTSALTHAQRLIAESVIIHPGWEFLDTPETRKNFDNDIALVRLKDPVKMGPTVSPICLPGTSSEYDLSLGDLGLISGWGRTEARDHVYKLRGAKLPVASLEKCRQVKGKNPRVNINSFVFTDNMICAGGERGIDSCDGDSGGAFAIQHPNEEAPKFYVAGLVSWGPQCGTYGIYTRVKNYVDWIMKTMQGYSSPSED, encoded by the exons ATGGACAAATTGCCAGAGATGTG GTGCATTGTCCTGTTTCCCCTTTTGACATGGGTTTATGCCGAGCCTACTATGTATGGGGAGATCCTGTCCCCTAACTATCCTCAGGCATACCCCAATGAGATAGAGAAATCTTGGGATATAGAAGTTCCTGAAGGGTATGGGATCAAGCTCTACTTCACCCATCTGGACATGGAGCTGTCGGAGGACTGCGCATATGACTCAGTGCAG ATAATGGCAGGGGACCTTGAAGAAGGGAAACTCTGTGGACAGAGGACCAGCAAGAATCCCAGCTCCCCAATTGTGGAAGAGTTCCAAGTCCCACACAACAGACTCAAGGTGATCTTTCGGTCAGACTTCTCCAATGAAGAGCGCTTCACTGGGTTTGCTGCATACTATGTTGCTGTAG ATGTAAATGAGTGCAAAGACTTTGCAGATGCCCCTTGTAGCCACTTCTGCAACAACTTCGTTGGTGGTTACTTCTGCTCCTGCCCCCCAGAATACTTCCTCCATGATGATATGAAGAATTGTGGAG tGAATTGCAGTGGGGGTGTATTCACTGCACTGATTGGGGAGATCGCAAGTCCCAATTATCCCAATCCATACCCAGAGAACTCAAGGTGTGAATATCAGATCCTGCTGGAGGAGGGGTTCCAAGTGGTGGTGACTATGCGGAGAGAAGATTTTGATGTGGAGCCAGCTGATTCAGAGGGCCACTGTGCTGACAGTTTAATT ttTGTTTCAAGAAACCAGCGATTTGGTCCTTACTGTGGTCATGGATTCTCTGGGCCTCTAAATATTGAAACCAAGAGTAATGCTCTTGATATTATCTTCCAAACTGACCAAACGGAACAAAAAAAGGGCTGGAAACTTCGTTACCATGGAGATC CTATCCCGTGTCCTAAACAAGTTGCTGCCAATTCTGTTTGGGCACCTGAGAAGGCCAAATATGTGTTCAAAGATGTAGTGGAGATAACCTGCAAGGAAGGGTTTGAAGTTGTGCAG GGAAGTGTCAGCTCGACAAATTTCTATTCTACTTGTCAAAGCAATGGAAAGTGGAGTAATTCCGAACTGAAATGTCAAC CTGTGGACTGTGGCTCTCCTGAACCCATTGAGCATGGTAAAGCCAAAGATCCAGAACATACTTTATTTGGTTCTGTCACTCGCTACACTTGTGAGGAGCCATATTACTACATGGAAAATGAAGAAGGTG GGGTGTATCGCTGCGCTGGCAATGGGAGCTGGGTGAATGaggtgctgggcacagagctgcCAAAATGCATTCCAG TCTGTGGCGTACCCAAAGAGACCTTTGAAGGAAAACAGAGGATATTTGGAGGATCCATGGCAGACATTAAAAATTTCCCTTGGCAAGTCTTCTTTTCAAGCCCAAGGGCTGGTGGGGCTCTCATTGATGAGTACTGGGTGCTGACAGCTGCCCATGTTGTGGAGGAAAACAGGAACCCAGTAATGTATGTTGGGTCCACCTCAGTGGTCACTTCAGCTCTGACACATGCCCAAAGGCTCATTGCTGAGAGTGTCATTATTCATCCGGGTTGGGAATTTCTGGATACCCCAGAAACACGGAAGAATTTTGACAACGACATTGCGCTAGTGCGGCTGAAAGACCCAGTGAAAATGGGACCCACCGTCTCCCCTATCTGCTTACCAGGCACTTCCTCAGAATACGACCTCTCATTGGGAGACCTGGGACTGATCTCAGGTTGGGGTCGAACAGAGGCAAGAGATCATGTTTATAAACTCAGAGGGGCAAAGTTACCCGTTGCATCCTTAGAAAAGTGCCGCCAGGTGAAGGGGAAAAATCCCAGAGTAAATATAAATTCCTTCGTTTTCACTGATAACATGATCTgtgctggaggagagaggggcattGATAGCTGTGATGGGGACAGTGGTGGGGCTTTTGCTATACAGCACCCCAACGAAGAGGCCCCCAAATTCTATGTAGCTGGCCTGGTGTCCTGGGGCCCCCAGTGTGGGACCTATGGGATCTACACACGAGTGAAGAACTACGTTGACTGGATAATGAAGACTATGCAGGGCTATAGTAGCCCCAGTGAGGACTAA